One stretch of Natronobacterium gregoryi SP2 DNA includes these proteins:
- a CDS encoding universal stress protein, translating into MYDRILVPTDGSEAAAIATEEAVELAELNDAELHVLYVIEPIPLGKFAAGAEPASAEWDDVVDEQRTEGEDATASVAALADDHDVDVVEAIEHGQPNEQILGYADEHGIDAIVMGTHGRSGAGRLVVGSVTEKVVRKSDVPVLTIRKS; encoded by the coding sequence ATGTACGACCGGATACTCGTGCCGACAGACGGGAGCGAAGCGGCGGCGATTGCGACCGAGGAGGCAGTCGAACTGGCCGAATTGAACGACGCGGAGCTACACGTGCTGTACGTTATCGAACCAATTCCGCTGGGGAAGTTCGCTGCCGGTGCCGAACCAGCGTCGGCCGAGTGGGACGACGTCGTCGACGAACAGCGAACGGAGGGCGAGGACGCAACTGCGTCGGTCGCTGCCCTCGCAGACGACCACGATGTCGACGTGGTCGAAGCCATCGAACACGGGCAACCGAACGAACAGATCCTCGGATACGCCGACGAACACGGGATCGACGCGATCGTGATGGGGACACACGGCCGGTCGGGCGCGGGTCGACTCGTCGTCGGCAGCGTCACGGAGAAAGTCGTTCGCAAGAGCGACGTGCCAGTTCTCACGATCCGAAAGAGTTGA
- a CDS encoding SRPBCC family protein: protein MREVTASRVVDADPGEVWARFDPPAIVEAEGSFTVESIEDEGEATIVVASGPGIQLPLRFEYREDTIYYTQDGKQGPFSHMETWLECEPADGGTRVTLRSSVSLSAPLPFGDRIAAWKRNGELKRALEAIESTFA, encoded by the coding sequence ATGCGGGAAGTTACTGCGTCTCGGGTGGTCGACGCCGACCCCGGCGAGGTCTGGGCGCGGTTCGATCCGCCAGCGATCGTCGAGGCCGAAGGGAGCTTCACGGTCGAGAGCATCGAAGACGAGGGAGAAGCGACGATCGTCGTCGCCAGCGGTCCCGGAATCCAGTTGCCGTTACGGTTCGAGTACCGCGAGGACACGATCTACTACACCCAGGACGGAAAACAGGGACCGTTCTCGCACATGGAGACGTGGCTCGAGTGCGAGCCAGCCGACGGCGGCACGCGAGTGACGCTCCGGTCGTCGGTGTCGCTGTCAGCGCCGTTGCCGTTCGGCGACCGGATCGCCGCCTGGAAACGAAACGGAGAACTGAAACGCGCTCTCGAGGCGATCGAGTCGACGTTCGCCTAG
- a CDS encoding CobW family GTP-binding protein, which yields MQATIPVTVLSGSLGAGKTTLLNYLLQTAGDRDLAVLVNDMGTVNVDAELVADGSDLDVEGGVAELSNGCLCCELRDDLETAVVRLARNREFDHLIVESSGISEPEPVARLFTTSSRVAATYEIDALVTVLDTRLFVDAFAGEDIPERRGVDDESDRPLSDLLIEQLEVADIVLLNKTDLCDEAELEEAEALVSALRPVAETVRTEFSAVAADRLLGIDAFEPSEMSESAGWQRALEEADEEGGEPTGHDHGGAHGDGHDHRHPDDVYGVDSFVFRARRPFHPERFAAFLRKLPDGVVRSKGVAWVADRDVKIDVAQAGPSVRATVRGPWVATLPEVERDLYRSNRPDLEWHDEYGDRRTELVFIGTEYDEASVRDRLDDALVTDEEWNRAADLENRFPAANDETLVVREP from the coding sequence ATGCAAGCGACGATTCCCGTCACCGTCCTCTCGGGAAGCCTCGGCGCGGGGAAGACGACGCTGCTCAACTACCTGCTTCAGACTGCCGGCGATCGGGACCTCGCGGTGCTGGTCAACGACATGGGCACGGTCAACGTCGACGCGGAACTCGTCGCGGACGGGTCGGATCTCGACGTCGAGGGCGGCGTCGCCGAACTCTCGAACGGCTGTCTCTGCTGTGAACTCCGGGACGACCTCGAGACGGCGGTCGTCCGACTGGCCCGCAACCGCGAGTTCGACCATCTGATCGTCGAGTCTTCGGGAATCTCCGAGCCGGAACCCGTCGCACGGCTGTTTACCACTTCCTCTCGGGTCGCGGCGACCTACGAGATCGACGCGCTCGTGACGGTACTGGACACGCGACTGTTCGTCGACGCCTTCGCCGGAGAGGACATCCCCGAACGACGCGGTGTGGACGACGAGAGCGATCGTCCGCTCTCGGATCTCCTGATCGAACAACTCGAGGTCGCCGACATCGTCTTGCTGAACAAGACCGACCTCTGTGACGAGGCCGAACTCGAGGAGGCCGAGGCGCTGGTCTCGGCGCTGCGGCCGGTCGCCGAGACTGTCCGGACCGAGTTCTCTGCAGTCGCCGCCGATCGACTGCTCGGGATCGACGCGTTCGAGCCGAGTGAGATGAGCGAGTCGGCAGGGTGGCAACGTGCACTCGAGGAGGCGGACGAAGAGGGCGGCGAGCCCACGGGACACGATCACGGAGGTGCTCACGGCGACGGCCACGACCATCGCCACCCCGACGACGTCTACGGCGTCGACTCGTTCGTCTTCCGGGCTCGCCGTCCCTTCCACCCCGAACGGTTCGCGGCGTTCCTCCGGAAACTCCCCGACGGGGTCGTTCGTTCGAAAGGCGTCGCCTGGGTCGCCGACCGCGACGTGAAAATCGACGTCGCTCAGGCTGGTCCATCCGTCCGTGCGACCGTCAGGGGTCCGTGGGTCGCCACGCTCCCCGAGGTCGAACGCGACCTCTACCGGTCGAACCGCCCCGATCTCGAGTGGCACGACGAGTACGGCGATCGCAGGACGGAACTGGTGTTCATCGGCACCGAGTACGACGAAGCGTCGGTCCGTGACAGACTGGACGACGCGCTGGTGACCGACGAAGAGTGGAATCGTGCGGCCGACCTCGAGAATCGGTTTCCCGCTGCAAACGACGAGACGCTGGTCGTTCGCGAACCCTAA
- a CDS encoding bacteriorhodopsin: protein MTTSVLLGLVAVAFLVGTLRLPPQARRYGYATVLACGAISVKYALMSAEVWTISTTGTDESIVRFVGYTVAWGAISYVLGSVADAGRLKTAGVFVCSLTTLWGTFASWVLSGTAETAVSLIVLLALIGLVYLLFGALSRTVVTTSDHRELLYTKLKFLVLLAWAGLLVLGVVSAQNLGLLGGFVGLVTGSYVDLILFVGFGGLVLRNATALEETAASTVLVSFLDDPEADGTATGVEQDVDAST, encoded by the coding sequence GTGACTACGAGCGTTTTACTCGGGCTAGTAGCGGTCGCCTTCCTGGTGGGGACGTTGCGTCTCCCGCCACAGGCTCGCCGCTACGGGTACGCGACGGTTCTCGCCTGTGGTGCGATAAGTGTGAAGTACGCGTTGATGTCCGCCGAGGTGTGGACCATCAGTACGACCGGGACGGACGAGTCGATCGTCCGGTTCGTCGGTTATACGGTCGCCTGGGGAGCGATCAGTTACGTACTGGGTTCGGTCGCCGATGCAGGACGACTGAAGACGGCGGGCGTGTTCGTCTGCAGCCTGACCACTCTGTGGGGAACGTTCGCGAGTTGGGTTCTTTCTGGGACCGCAGAAACGGCCGTCTCCCTGATCGTTCTCCTGGCGCTCATCGGACTCGTTTATTTGCTCTTCGGTGCACTCTCGCGGACAGTCGTGACGACGAGCGACCATCGAGAACTACTGTACACCAAGCTGAAATTCCTGGTGTTACTCGCCTGGGCCGGATTACTCGTGCTCGGAGTCGTCTCGGCACAGAACCTCGGACTCCTCGGGGGTTTCGTCGGCCTGGTTACAGGGAGTTACGTCGACCTTATCCTATTCGTCGGCTTCGGCGGACTCGTACTTCGGAACGCGACCGCACTCGAGGAGACCGCGGCCTCGACCGTCCTGGTTTCGTTCCTGGACGACCCAGAAGCGGACGGGACCGCGACGGGAGTCGAGCAGGACGTCGACGCGTCGACCTGA
- a CDS encoding ArsA family ATPase, with product MTEFVFFGGKGGVGKTTVSSAHALQCVEGGLEALVVSTDPAHSTADVFDQEFGDEPKPVEGYEGLSAMEIDPDQEVQDHLLNLKRQLNSQLSATMVNEVDIQLEMAHQTPGAYEAALFDRFVDVMRNANPYDRVVFDTSPTGATLRLLALPDLLEQWIDRLMAKRRRSIDLYEKAAIGNREPRRVMDGDPVLARLRERKERFEFAGEVLRDDASFYLVLNPDQLSIRETERSIETLSEADLPVRGLVVNRLTPEPDPDEEGRGARYLRTRVETERDRLEHIEREFDVPVVATIETRTEEVRGRLLEDVANELEIALEPAGSPSATSG from the coding sequence ATGACCGAGTTCGTCTTCTTCGGCGGCAAGGGTGGCGTCGGCAAGACGACCGTCTCGAGCGCACACGCCCTGCAATGTGTCGAGGGTGGCCTCGAGGCGCTCGTCGTCTCGACCGATCCGGCCCACAGTACGGCAGACGTCTTCGACCAAGAGTTCGGCGACGAGCCGAAGCCGGTCGAGGGCTACGAGGGACTCTCCGCGATGGAGATCGACCCCGACCAGGAGGTTCAGGACCACCTGCTGAACCTCAAACGGCAGCTCAACTCGCAACTGAGCGCGACGATGGTCAACGAGGTCGACATCCAACTCGAGATGGCCCACCAGACGCCGGGTGCCTACGAGGCCGCGCTGTTCGACCGGTTCGTCGACGTGATGCGAAACGCCAACCCCTACGACCGGGTGGTGTTCGACACCTCGCCGACGGGAGCGACGCTCCGACTGCTCGCGCTACCGGATCTACTCGAGCAGTGGATCGACCGGCTGATGGCCAAACGCCGGCGGAGCATCGACCTCTACGAGAAGGCCGCGATCGGCAACCGGGAACCACGACGCGTGATGGACGGCGATCCCGTTCTTGCGAGACTTCGGGAACGGAAAGAGCGGTTCGAGTTCGCCGGCGAGGTGTTGCGCGACGACGCGTCTTTCTATCTCGTGTTGAACCCAGACCAACTCTCGATCCGCGAGACCGAACGCTCGATCGAAACCCTGTCCGAAGCCGATCTCCCCGTCCGTGGACTCGTCGTCAACCGGCTGACGCCCGAGCCCGACCCCGACGAGGAGGGACGTGGCGCACGATATCTCCGTACCCGGGTCGAGACCGAACGCGACCGCCTCGAGCACATCGAGCGGGAGTTCGACGTACCGGTCGTCGCGACGATCGAAACCCGCACCGAGGAAGTCCGCGGGCGACTCCTCGAGGACGTCGCCAACGAACTCGAGATCGCACTCGAACCCGCCGGCTCTCCGTCGGCTACCAGCGGTTGA
- a CDS encoding spermidine synthase — MAVEQVASYRPSKPELAVFVSGVTSMGLEILAVRIVAPQFGSHIYTVGGILTVFLIALSLGYWQGGKLASTATTRQMSWIMLGTAVYVAVVVYASDLLLAYTSTLALPPRYASVPAVVLLFGPPTYLLGFISPYAAELSAKVGTGEASGHVYALGTIGSIVGSAATTFVLIPTLTVDQIGLLFGLALVGTALVLGLPSPSRRSIVASGLATVVLVAAVGGGPVALDYRGDVVYETGTPHQQLEIVDDGDVRTMYLDGARHSATDLSESERHVFTYTRYFHLPMLLVDDPDEVDDVLFVGGGGYTGPQDFAQQYDATVDVVEIDPEVTDAAETYFGLDRGAVTVHTEDGRQFLQGTDERYDVVVLDAYKKDQVPFHLTTVEFMELLSDRLTEDGVVHANVIAAPSGSAAEFYHAQYETMDAVFPAVYSFRTSDQNAVQNVQIVATADETDFSQTDLAEREAARDIGVDLEDAVENRLEEPEADDAALLTDDRGEVDSLLDPMFGQRYVIEESNGSTTANPAPETESQRALSDS, encoded by the coding sequence ATGGCGGTCGAGCAGGTCGCGTCGTACCGGCCAAGCAAACCCGAACTGGCGGTGTTCGTTTCGGGGGTTACCAGCATGGGGCTGGAGATTCTTGCGGTCAGGATCGTCGCCCCGCAGTTCGGGAGCCACATCTACACGGTCGGTGGTATCTTGACAGTCTTTCTTATCGCCTTGAGCCTGGGGTACTGGCAGGGTGGAAAGTTGGCGTCGACAGCGACGACGAGACAGATGTCCTGGATCATGCTCGGGACCGCAGTCTACGTCGCCGTCGTCGTCTACGCGAGCGATCTGTTGCTGGCTTACACCTCGACGCTCGCGTTGCCACCACGATACGCGTCTGTCCCTGCAGTGGTGCTTCTCTTCGGGCCACCCACCTACCTGCTCGGTTTTATCAGCCCGTACGCCGCCGAACTCTCCGCGAAGGTCGGCACCGGTGAGGCGTCCGGCCACGTTTACGCGCTCGGGACGATCGGCAGCATCGTCGGTTCCGCCGCGACGACGTTCGTCCTCATCCCCACACTGACCGTCGACCAGATCGGGCTGCTGTTCGGTCTCGCACTCGTCGGGACCGCGCTCGTCCTCGGACTACCCAGCCCGTCCCGTCGGTCGATCGTCGCGAGCGGCCTCGCCACGGTCGTGCTCGTCGCTGCCGTCGGCGGCGGACCAGTCGCGCTCGACTACCGCGGCGACGTCGTCTACGAGACCGGGACACCACATCAACAACTCGAGATTGTCGACGACGGCGACGTTCGCACGATGTACCTCGACGGGGCTCGCCACAGCGCGACAGACCTGAGCGAGTCCGAGCGCCACGTCTTCACCTACACGCGGTACTTCCACCTGCCGATGTTGCTGGTCGACGACCCCGACGAGGTCGACGACGTGCTGTTCGTCGGTGGCGGAGGCTACACCGGGCCACAGGACTTCGCACAACAGTACGACGCGACCGTCGACGTCGTCGAGATCGATCCCGAGGTGACCGACGCCGCCGAGACCTACTTCGGACTCGATCGCGGAGCCGTCACCGTCCACACCGAGGACGGCAGACAGTTCCTTCAGGGAACCGACGAGCGCTACGACGTGGTCGTTCTCGACGCCTACAAGAAAGACCAGGTTCCGTTTCACCTGACCACCGTCGAGTTCATGGAACTGCTCTCCGATCGACTGACCGAGGACGGCGTCGTCCACGCGAACGTGATCGCCGCACCCAGCGGCTCTGCTGCGGAGTTCTATCACGCCCAGTACGAGACGATGGACGCCGTCTTCCCGGCCGTCTACAGTTTCCGGACGAGCGACCAGAACGCCGTTCAGAACGTCCAGATCGTCGCAACGGCCGACGAGACCGACTTCTCACAGACAGACCTCGCCGAGCGAGAAGCGGCCCGCGACATCGGGGTCGACCTCGAGGACGCAGTCGAGAACCGACTCGAGGAACCCGAGGCAGACGACGCAGCCCTGCTGACGGACGATCGTGGCGAAGTCGACAGTCTGCTCGATCCGATGTTCGGACAGCGTTACGTCATCGAGGAGTCGAACGGATCGACGACGGCGAATCCGGCCCCAGAAACCGAATCGCAACGGGCACTCTCCGATTCGTGA